In Triticum urartu cultivar G1812 chromosome 6, Tu2.1, whole genome shotgun sequence, the following proteins share a genomic window:
- the LOC125512374 gene encoding DIMBOA UDP-glucosyltransferase BX8-like, giving the protein MAPGEANAATAGGPSRRRRRRVLLFPLPYQGHINPMFQLAGLLHARGFAVTVFHARFNAPDPVRHPAYDFVPVPEGLPAAGPGTIVETLEHILALNGSLEAPFRERLAALLEPPGARDEVACLVADAHLLTLVDVARRLAVPGLVLRTGSAACFRNFVANPMLCDRGYLPVSAESQLDAPVKELPPYRVRDLMGADSRSSHGHDLMCKLLSRAVEAVRSSAGFILNTFDALEAADLATIRRDLAGVPVFDVGPLHKLSPASSSSLLQQDLSCLDWLDAQAPASVLYISFGSLASMSGEDLAEAAWGVADSGQPFLWALRPGLARGAALPDGFAAATGDRGLVVGWAPQEEVLAHRAVGGFWTHGGWNSALEGACGGVPMLCRPCFGDQMGNARHVEHVWRAGIALDGGGVLERGAVEAAVRRLMRGEEGEGMRGRARELRSRAAAAVADGGSSRLSVDKLVNHILSL; this is encoded by the coding sequence ATGGCGCCGGGAGAAGCAAACGCGGCCACCGCCGGCGGCccgtcccgccgccgccgccgccgcgtgcTGCTCTTCCCGCTCCCGTACCAGGGCCACATCAACCCCATGTTCCAGCTCGCGGGCCTCCTCCACGCGCGGGGCTTCGCGGTCACCGTCTTCCACGCCCGCTTCAACGCGCCCGACCCGGTCCGCCACCCGGCCTACGACTTCGTCCCCGTCCCCGAGGGCCTGCCGGCGGCCGGCCCCGGCACGATCGTGGAGACCCTCGAACACATCCTCGCCCTCAACGGCTCCCTCGAGGCGCCGTTCCGGGAGCGCCTGGCCGCCCTGCTGGAGCCTCCCGGCGCCCGGGACGAGGTCGCGTGCCTGGTCGCCGACGCGCACCTGCTGACCCTCGTGGACGTGGCGCGGCGGCTGGCCGTGCCGGGGCTGGTGCTGCGCACCGGCAGCGCCGCCTGCTTCCGCAACTTCGTGGCCAACCCCATGCTCTGCGACAGGGGCTACCTCCCGGTGAGCGCGGAGTCGCAGCTGGACGCGCCGGTGAAGGAGCTGCCGCCGTACCGCGTCCGGGACCTGATGGGCGCCGACAGCAGAAGCAGTCATGGGCATGATCTGATGTGCAAGCTACTGTCCCGGGCGGTCGAGGCGGTGCGGAGCTCCGCCGGGTTCATCCTCAACACCTTCGACGCGCTGGAGGCCGCCGACCTGGCGACGATCCGGCGAGACCTCGCCGGCGTGCCGGTGTTCGACGTCGGCCCGCTCCACAAGCTCTCCCCGGCGTCGTCCAGCAGCCTCCTGCAGCAGGACCTCTCCTGCCTCGACTGGCTGGACGCGCAGGCCCCGGCGTCCGTGCTCTACATCAGCTTCGGCAGCCTGGCGAGCATGAGCGGCGAGGACCTGGCCGAGGCGGCGTGGGGCGTGGCCGACAGCGGCCAGCCGTTCCTGTGGGCGCTCCGGCCGGGCCTCGCCCGCGGCGCCGCCCTGCCCGACGGGTTCGCCGCGGCGACCGGAGACCGTGGACTGGTGGTGGGCTGGGCGCCGCAGGAGGAGGTGCTGGCGCACCGCGCCGTGGGCGGGTTCTGGACGCACGGCGGGTGGAACTCGGCGCTGGAGGGCGCGTGCGGGGGCGTGCCGATGCTCTGCCGGCCCTGCTTCGGCGACCAGATGGGCAACGCGAGGCACGTGGAGCACGTGTGGCGCGCGGGCATCGCGCTGGACGGCGGCGGCGTGCTCGAGCGGGGCGCGGTGGAGGCGGCCGTCCGGCGGCTGATGCGGGGCGAGGAGGGGGAGGGGATGAGGGGCCGTGCCCGGGAGCTCCGGAGCAGGGCGGCCGCGGCCGTCGCCGATGGCGGGTCGTCCCGGCTCAGCGTCGACAAGCTGGTGAACCACATCCTGTCGCTGTGA